tgtggttgcagttgttttttaaaatatttttttttattttgaaatacatcaaaataatattttttaaaaattatttttgatattagcgtattaaaatgatctgaaaacacaaaaaaatatatcaatttaaagcaaataaaaaaataaaaaaattcaaatttttttaaaaatatttttgaaacgcaaaaacaaattttttttatataaaactcagttaaaaaaacatgtaaaaactacTTCAGAGTAACTttgttttaaacttaattttttaatagattttttagttcaaaatataaaagctgatgaaaaaaaacacagctgAAGCGTGAATGACGGAAGGAATAATAGCAGTTGACGAGGAAGAGAGGACCAAACACATCGCATGCCAAGTCTGGTCCCCCTGAGGTGTCATTAATTAGTTAACGCCATATGGGTCAAcataattattgttaatttatcaTTGTATTCTAAAATAGAAGTGGTAATTAATTGTGTCGCATTACCCACCCTGCATGATCAGTACAGTAGTACTCCACTAATTGCTTAATTAACTTCTTTTTACCAGTAATTACGAGGATACATTAAGCATAGgtcaacataattattttttatagatctAAATCTGAACAGTTTAATGTATCCTCATTTTAATTCAAGGAGAGAGCATTTCACGGATCTTACATGATTGTTGGACGAGGTACcatgatgttttttcttttttttagattttttcaagTGCCAACGACACCCATTtgaagattttgatgatttatattcgtaaaaaaaataaaaaaaaaagaagaagcgaCAATCAACTAGAAAAGCAAATTGCAGATGATAAtccttttctttgaattttgcaATTTGGAATCAATCCCTTGTAGCCAATATTAAGTTTTCTGTTGTTTAACTTCAatgaagataaaagaaaagaaatgattcctttattttcttgcttgcttgGGGTTATTTCAATAATTCAAGAAGAAACGAATGCAGCTGTATCTAGTAGTGTTagacacaatttttttttttttatatattttttaaaagagtttttgatttgaaaaaatattaaattgttattttttaatatattataatgattttgattcatgaatattaaattttttttaaaaattatcttcatatatttttataaaaaagaaattaatttttttaaaaaggcaCCAATCATCGCAAACACCTCTTATTATTTCATGCACCAGAGGTTCATCTAccgagaagagaagagaagggaagCAAAAGGGAACCACAGtctcacacaaaaaaaaaaaaaagagagaaaaataataaaggcaAAAGGACAACTCCTTCCGTTAACCAGAGCCAAACATTACTGCATTTAACCACCCCCACCACCCCCACGCTGCTATGCTTCCATACAAACACTTTCATACATCATCAAATCATCCCTCCTTCCTTTCATTCCAAATgtgcctcctcctcctcctcctcctcctccccccccccccccccctcaaaTCACATGTTCACACTCTCTCTGCACCGTTAAATTCTCCGTAGTTTCTTTGTATACATACATTAAACGGGGAACCTTAATATATATAGCCCCTGAGGAAttacttcaatttcaatttagttccaaactatttgattttatcaaataagTTATAAACCttccatttatttgatttgatgttaGTGGTAGTTAAAAGATTTTGTCTAACTTTCATGTACTTTTCAAGTATCTCCATCCAATGCATGGAAATAAGCTTCAATATGATCACTAACATGTCATTGTCTATATCATCGACTGTATTtagagttaaattaaataaacaaaaaggttTAGGACTAAAttgataatatgataatatatcAAGGACTATATTTACTTTAAATCTTTGTCAGATTCCTAGCATGCTTCCAGTAATAAACCTTGAAAAGCCCGGCAAATAAaacatctctctctctaaactcAAGCCTTAAAGCATTCTGATCCTATAGATTTAGCTTCCCAAATAAATTCAAGGAAGCTAAGCTActagagtctctctctctctctctctctcccccttgatatttaatagtaatttaaataaatatgctCATAATGACATTGACAAATTAGCCatttttagtataaaattaGCACTGCTAAGTGTAACAAACTATCCCTTCCCTCGTGAagccaaacccaaacccaaagcTTTCaccttttgcttctttctttctgtttcttttcAAGATTTACTTAGCACACAgagctaacaaaaaaataaataaaaaatgaagcttTTCGGCTTCTGGACTGCTGCTGCTGTTCTTTGTCTTTTTGGGGCATGGGAGGTAAATGGGATCTTGGAGATCAATGAAGAAGAGCTGTTTTACACTGAAACTAATGCTTCTTATTATAATGAATCTAAAGCTGTTTTTGGAAATAATGCTTTGTTGGTTGGCCTCACTCTCATCAAATCAGCTGCTGCTAAAGGAGCAggtaatttaacttttaaagattgcttcttttcattttcagaaACCGaagtttgcttcttcttctttattttttttaaaggaaaactaAATGCCGCTTTTCATTTTCCTATGTCTTACTGATATTGATATGATTCAACTTTCAGTATATTGTcagattctattttttttggtttctgagTTCTTCAATGATTTAGATTTGTTTCctccttatttattttctccttttctacCTATTTTTGCGAGGAAAAAAGTAaagaggaaagagaagaaaaaggaatttaAATATTACTTCTATCTTTgcgaggaaaaaaataaataaaggaccccattttgttttaattttgatatgatatacatATAGGCAGAGATGcattttctatgttttctttgttatttgaCAGTTCTGTGGGCACAGAGAGACATTTTTGTTCCATCCTCTGTTGTTTTACTCCAATTTCTTTACTTATTATCACAGCAATAGCAATGTGGTTGGTATTGTTGATAATCAAGATTcaaattttcacatttttttttgttgatattccCTCAAATCTCttacattcaaatttattaaaacaaatgttGTTGTTAGTTTTTAAGAGCTGTGACAtgaaagatattttaatgtattttgcaatgatgttttgtctCATATCTTGTCCTAATTATCATCTGTCAATCTTGCAGTCTGTTTGGATGGAACATTGCCTGGATACCATTGGCATCGTGGGTATGGTTCTGGGGCAAATAGTTGGCTTATTCAATTGGAGGTTTGTAACTATTAATGTTAGAAATTGTATACTAACATGTAGTCTCTtgcttttgcatattttttcttacataatCTTGAAGTCATAATTTATGGTCTATATTTTCAACTGTTTGGTTACTTGTTTCGGCTGTGAGCTAAACCTTTCATCATTTGTGTAGATGATTAATTATGTGTCTTGTTACTGGCCATTGGGCAGTTAAAAAAACTACAGACTCACAAGATGACAttgcttgaaaattaaaatacaaataattaccTACGTGAAGGAATGTATATGATTTTTACTGCAATCGGTACTTGGATTAAGAATATTTATCTGAAGCTCTTGATATTGGATTGCGAGCcactaatatataaaatttttcttgGTAAGTAGGTTGACAACCTTGAATTAAATTCTCTTAGGATTTGCTGACTTAAGCTACTTAGTCAGCTGGCTATGCAAGTTTCACAGGCCCCTTTCAATTGACATCGATGACTTTGTTGAAAATCTTGTGCAGGGAGGAGGATGGTGTAATACTGTCAGAGCTTGTGTTTACCGTAAAAAAACTCGGCGAGGTTCATCTAACTACATGGAAAAGCAGGTGGCGTTTACAGGAATACTGAGCAATAAACCTGAAGAAAATCCTGGTTTAGCCTTAACTctcaaatactttaaaataccTCTTTATTTGTCGCATTTGACCTTGGATGCATTATTGACATGGGGTTTGCAGATTTTTTCAACTGGAACAGAGTAAAACTCCGTTACTGTGATGGTGCCTCTTTTACCGGGGACAGTGAACATAAGGTTGGAATCTTGCCATTTACTATAGCATCcctgattatatttttgaatttaacaCATTTTCCATTTATATGAGTTGATTGAAAGCTCTTAAACTAGCATCATGAAAGTTATGACTAATCACGTGAGCTCACATGTTAGAatcaaatgattttgttttaggcTGCACAGTTGCAATTTAGAGGACAACGTATATGGTCAGCTGCAATGGAAGATTTAATGTCCAGTGGAATGCGCTATGCCAATCAGGTTTTATATCTCATCAGCTTTCAATTTTCTTACCGCtatcttttcttcttgattcttcttgcaataattttgttatttttttctcaggCTCTTCTTTCTGGCTGCTCTGCTGGGGGTCTAGCTTCTATTCTACACTGTGACGAGTTTAGGGATTTGTTTCCAAGAACAACTAGAGTGAAATGCCTGAGTGATGCTGGTTTATTCCTTGATGTGTAATTGCTTGTTATCTTGACGCTCTTTCTTGTTTTCCTCATTTCTAAGAATTGATTTCTCTTCACTTAGCACCTAACTTATCCGTTCTCATTTCCTTTTGGAAATTTTAGAGTTGATGTTTCTGGTGGGCGCACCTTAAGAAACGTATACAGTGGAGTTGTCGGCTTGCAGGTAGTATATTGATGTCTAACTTTTGTAAATTTAGCTATGTTTGTAGTTTGAAGATTTTGAGTTATGCTTTTACTGAATGCCAATTGTGGTATTTTTCATACTTCTCTCAGGGGGTGCAGAATAACCTTCCACGTATATGCACCAACCACCTTGATCCAACTTCtgtaatcattttatttatcattctcTCTTGTCTCACATCTATCTAATTTGCATGTATTACATAAATCTGAAACTCATCCATCTTTCTGtgatttcctttttatttcagtGCTTCTTCCCACAAAACATAATCGGCAATGTTAAAGCCCCATTGTTCATTCTCAATACAGCCTATGATTCATGGCAGGTAATAATCTTTTTCCTGTAAATGTGATAATGCACGAGTCTTTTATTGTTAGCGGAGTAGTCCTTGACTAACAAACTACACGAGTTAACTTACTGTTAGTGGAAGGTTTTATAAGATCACCGAAACtcatatttatcatatttaCCATGTGAATTCAGATCCAGTCCAGCTTAGCTCCACCATCTGCTGATCCCCATGGCTACTGGAGCAATTGCAGAAAGGACCACTCAAAATGTTCTGCATCTCAACTCCAATTTCTGCAAGGTACTTTATATTGtagatcaatttatttaatataggcCACAAAACATAACAGTTTCAGTATGCTCATTGAGGCATTTTCATGTGTTTCTTTGTAACAGGATTTAGGAATCAAATGCTAAATGCAATAAAAGGCTTTTCAAATTCTAGACAGAATGGATTGTTTATAAATTCATGTTTTGCTCACTGCCAATCAGAGAGGCAAGATACATGGTTTGCTGATGATTCTCCCGTCCTTGGAAGCAGGGTATGTCTAATCAGACCTCATAATTATTCATCAAGGTTGCTTTGATCTCGAAAAGAAACagaaaggaaaaacacaagTTGTTGTTTTGTGGCCCTTTTCTTGGGGTTCCTCATTCCTGCTTGTATTTTTTAGAACACTAGCAGTCCCTGTTTGATTCATCTCTCACATTATCAAAGCTTTCAAATATCTAACTGATGTGGTTGACAATGTGCAGCCTATTGCACTTGCTGTTGGAGATTGGTATTTCGACCGTGCAGGCGAGAAGGCTATTGATTGTCCCTATCCCTGTGACAACAGCTGCCACAATCTGGTTTTTAGATGAGTCAAATTTAATCAAAAGGGCCATCTTTTTACAGTCATCTTATTAGATATATCCTCATGGTTACTGTAATAGAACCATCCGATTCAATGAAATTTGGTAGAGGACAATAACAAGGAAGGGTGTGCTGAGAAATGTAAATTTATCAGCAAGCCTTTGTATTTGATGCAGCACATCTTGTGCATTACATGTTCAATTCgaattgtaatatttatatcaatcaGGAAGTCCATATTTTCATGCTGATATTTTTGACTTCGTGTTTGAGAAAGGTTGGCTCCCATCCCCACTTTCTCTTTTGACTGTGCTATCATCTTTTGTCAGCTGGGCCAATACAACCTTTTTGTCGTGGAAGCGAAAAGATTGAGCgctgaattttttaaataagaacaTTTTGAGCAAAACCACGTACTATTTTGGGTTAATATCATTTTATCccaaatgattttgatttaaacTAGTGAACAGAAAAATGTTAAGTtggttcacaaaaaaaaatagaatatatttttcaaaaaaatgaaatgacaagttttttttttttagagagagattgTCAGAGGATTTATCACACACATTAAGGagcttttgttttgaattttgaataaaattgttaaatactTTTCTACAATAGTTGGTGAATAATGATATAGGAATTCCATTGTAGTTAAATCACAAAATAGATTAATGATTGAAATAGTTAGATAATATTATGAATTtgattatttgtaaaatatgttATGAATACTCAATTCATAATATTACCATTaccattattaatttataaaatatcttaagaGATAAAATGAGTTgagattatttcttaataaataaactaagttcataaattaaatgttatgactaaaaaaaaatacccagcAAAACAAACACCCCCTTACAATGGAGCTTCGTGGGCTTTTTAGGACATAGGCTTTCTCATTGAGGTTGTTGGTCTTTAATTTTCTCAACATGCAGGCGCTCTAAAGTATCAGATTTGATGATCAGTGGCTATGATTGTGATAGGATTCCTAATCATTAACCTTTTGATTGATTATGTAGGTGATGAACAATGTGAGgattaaattaacattttgcTTGCAAATGCCACAAAGTTGAAGGAACAACACCATAAATAATATGGAACCCAACAACCCAAGTAACACCAGCAGAATGGAACAAACTAGTCCTGAAAATGATAGGGATAAACTGCAACAGGTCAGGTGATCAGTTGCAGTTTCCTGAATGGAAAACTCTCTGTTTCCCTTCTGGGGTTTCGCTAACGAGTGCCTATAACCTAATAAGATCATTAAATCCTAAGATCTGGGAGTCTGTTAACTTCCAATGGAAGGTTGCAGTTTCAGAACTAACAGCTATTAACACCATTGTAGCATTCTTTCAAGTAGAATTGATTTCAAGCCAGCTTGTTCTTCTTTCCGTTGCAAATTCTGTAACTTTCATCCACACCACATCGATCTTCTATTTGTTTCTCTGTCGTAATCGCCCTGATTTTACCTGTCTCATGCAAGTGTATCTTTCATAAGTAAAAGAGAATCGCATATAATATTCGATATGAtaatgttaaattatatatgtacTCATCATTGTCATAATCATCATCAGCAGCGTCATCATTTGTGTTCATTTTCGCCTATATGTCATTAAAAAAccgattcttcttcttcttcttattattattattatagtataattcaataaaaaagcaaGATTCCAAGGGCATTTGAATTTTCTATTGCCGGACATTATAAACAAATAGGGGAAAGCTTTCTGCCCTACTATTGTTTCCATTCTCTCAGTCTGGCATTGCATCACAAGACTTTTTGTGTGTTCTTTCTGCACCCATGATTGTAGGGCCCTAATTAACAAAAGACACAATAATTCGGCTCACATGTGTTTGAGGTGAATATATCATCatacatatatatgtgtgtgtggaGGTTTCTTGCAAAGAAGGAAGAGACTTTGTTCATAGTTTATTGAAGGAAACTATTTGCTTAGGATGTCTGCACATGGACAAACATGAACCTTCTTGTCGCATGTATGAGAGGAATGAATGGTAACCCACTATTCCTTATTCATTTTTATGTCAGGAACATTACAACTTATTCTATATGGGACAAATTTGTTGccatttttattgtctttttttcctACGGTAAGAGACTGTCTGTGTgcatttaaattctaattttgttAAAGCACTTGCATGGTAGAAGGGtgtttaaaccctaaaaaaatatctttagtCGTTGTCGCCTCCTATCTCATATGTTAAAACTTCAAGTATTACTTCCAAATGTTCTAAGACCATTTTACTGGCAACAAAGGGGCAAGCACATAGCATTCCTAGCCTGCAgctgaaataaaaaacagtggGAATTCAAACTttgtatgatgatgatgatggcaaGCATGAAAGATTGTAATATGACAATTTTACTTGggccctgttttttttttattgttaatccTCTCATAATTTTACCCTGTTAATCTCCCAGGACAAAAAATCATAATACTACCTTTTACTTTCTAATCTCTCTTTTTAAGCCCCATGCATAATTTACCACACACGGATTATTGTCACTTCTTGGTGAATTTGTCAGCCTGCTGACTTAGTGAGGCCTTCGTTTTGTTACCTCTTACTCTTCCATTTGCCAGAaaacacacttttttttttggtccaaCAGGATGTGCCTGGAAACACTAAATTCCTATCCATTCTCTCTTAAAATTTCAGCATCAGTACGTAGATGCCCCTTTGAGGGACCCCTTTCAGTCTTCATCACAGAAGAAGTAAAAGTACAGGCCCACAGCAAGGACAATATATTAGACTGGGTGTCCTAAAGTGATCAATGGTGTAGATTTTGTCACCTCGACATTACTGTTCATTTAAACATCCACTTTCCCTTGAAACTGAATGGGAAGATTGTTGCTCAGCCATGTCCTTTAAGATAATGTTAGTACCTCAAGAAAGACTTGATACAGGAAATGTATGGCCCTTATCAGATTGAAAGTCATACATACACAGCACAAGTCTTGTCGACTAGAAGGGATtgctatatgtatatatagataCGCCTGCCTGCCTTCGTTATCCACTTGGGTTGTAATTCTAATAAGCATGTCAAGGCACTTTTTTGATGAGGTAATTCAGAGGAAGACAGCAACTAAAGTTTGATGTCTTCAAGGGTTGTCTCTTGAAGGTTAGGGAAGTGACTAACGGCTGTCAAAAAAGTGAAAAGTATCTCCATCTATAGGAGACAATGATAGACACCCATTTAAGATAAATGGCCCCTTGAATTTTGCATTAGAAAAGCACAGATTGGAATTTTCTTgctgtatttttgtaatgcgaAGAGATCAATACAGAAAAATACATATGGATTACACTAAGTAAATTATGAATCCCAGGAAACCAAAAGATTCTCGGATATATTGCAGACAGAGTCACAATCTTGCacgatttttcaattttaaaaggtGAGGAGGTAaaacctaaagaaaaaaaaactatggatGGATTGCTTACAGTCACAGATACGATTACAGAGAGTTGAAGAAAATTTCAACAAGCCTTATTACGAAAATTTCTACAGAGCTGTTTTTTCAAAGACAATGACAACATGAACTTGGTTCAATCCCAGATATTTATGAAGTAAATAAAAGGCTGAAGAATTCTGTATCAGACACatttacaaaaaatcaaaagaagtaaCTCTATAGCACACACCTGTAGCCAGAAGATAATCTATTCCCCAATATTCCATCTCAAACTGAAAACCTTtgtaattgaattaattagacTCTGcgcatgttaaaaaaaacctatatggaTTGACCAAAAGCCACAGCAAGTCTTTGCAGATCCTTGGTATAGATGTCTGCTGGCTGTGAAGCTTGTTGATGTTGATTCTTTAGCCAACTAGTACTTGACCCTTGTGCTAtgaagtgtgtttcaggtttcaCTTCACTGTACACATGTTGAGATGTTTGGTTTTGTATTGTGCTTCCAAGAAAGAATGGGGTGCTAAGGTATTCAGACCATTTGATGTCTTCAACCGTCTCGTTTGCGAGAGATCGAAGGTGAGCTTCGTCGCTGGATTTCCCACAATCAGCTAAACCCCACGAGAAGGCGCTGCTCTCAAAGAAATTGGTGTTGCTTTGCAATTCAATACTGCTACTGCTTCCATTGCTTCCACTTCCGTTGTTGCTGAAGCTACTTGCTTCCCAGTTCTGAACCCCATTGA
This window of the Populus trichocarpa isolate Nisqually-1 chromosome 13, P.trichocarpa_v4.1, whole genome shotgun sequence genome carries:
- the LOC7478867 gene encoding pectin acetylesterase 12, whose product is MKLFGFWTAAAVLCLFGAWEVNGILEINEEELFYTETNASYYNESKAVFGNNALLVGLTLIKSAAAKGAVCLDGTLPGYHWHRGYGSGANSWLIQLEGGGWCNTVRACVYRKKTRRGSSNYMEKQVAFTGILSNKPEENPDFFNWNRVKLRYCDGASFTGDSEHKAAQLQFRGQRIWSAAMEDLMSSGMRYANQALLSGCSAGGLASILHCDEFRDLFPRTTRVKCLSDAGLFLDVVDVSGGRTLRNVYSGVVGLQGVQNNLPRICTNHLDPTSCFFPQNIIGNVKAPLFILNTAYDSWQIQSSLAPPSADPHGYWSNCRKDHSKCSASQLQFLQGFRNQMLNAIKGFSNSRQNGLFINSCFAHCQSERQDTWFADDSPVLGSRPIALAVGDWYFDRAGEKAIDCPYPCDNSCHNLVFR